TGATCGCATCGTGACCATGGACGCATGGTCTTCGGAACTGGGCAAAATCGCGGCCAACGCTTTGCTCGCCCAACAGATCAGCAGTCTCAATTCCCTTAGTGTTCTCTGCGAGTCGACGAACGCCAATATCAATTATGTCTCGGAGACTCTCGGATTAAGTCAGCGATCAGGACTGGGATTCGGCGGGTCGAGCCTGCAATCGGATGTACTTTGCTTGGTGTATCTGGCGAGGGAGTTGGGATTACAGGAGGTTGTTGATTACTGGATGGCGGTCCTCCGAATGAACGAATACCAAAGGCATCGAGTCGTGAAACGCTTAATCACCCGACTAGGCGACgtgaaagagaaacgagTAGCGGTGCTCGGCTTTGTGTCGAAGGGAAATGTGATGGATACGCGGACCACGACGGCATTGGGCTTGGTACGAACCTTGACTAGCAATGGGGTGCGAGTCAACATATATGATCCGCACGTTCAGGCCGACCGCAGCGAAAGCACGCTACGACTCTACGACTGTCATCCAGAAATGGTGACCGTGACCGAGTCCATTGAAACGGCGTGTTTTGGATGCAGCGCGTTGGTGCTCCATACCGACTGGGAGGAGTTCCGCCAGGACCAGGTGCGATGGCAACGCATTTCTGGTCATATGGCGAGTCCGAGGGTACTTTTGGACCCTCATGGCGTATTTGATGGGTTTAAGATGCAGCAGTGGGGATTCGAGGTGTTGCAGGTTGGTATCCGAAGTACGAAGGTGCTGTGAGCTGGTATAATATCTCTTGTATTGTATCATGTATGCATTATGACGGCGATTTTGAGCGACTTGGTTGATTTTTAGCATTCATGAAACTTTTAATGCATACATCAGCGTTTTGAATATCATAGCCCCCGTGATCAGGCATCCCTAGGACTAGTCAAAAGTTCCAGACCTCGCTCCGTATGAAGAACATAGATGTCTATAACAATAAGAGTAACACATACAATAGTCTACAATCATAACTACACCTCCTCCCCGGCATGCTTCCTAATATACGCGGCAACCTGATCAGGAACAACCAACCAAGGAGTATGAGCCgtcttgatcttctccgtctCAAAGCTAGCCCCCTTCCCCCtagccttctcaaccatcAACTCCTGCACAAACAACGGAATGGCCCGATCATCCTCACACAGAAGATACGCGGCAGGAATATCCACATAAGCAGTCCTAGTCGCGGGCGAGTTCTTCGTCGCCCACGCATGCGGGCGCAGTGTTTTCGCCCACTCCCGTCCATCCGGGACATCATGAAAGAAGAGCGTGAATGGATCGGCAGCCGTGACTGTAGCATTCTCTTCCTATTTCGTACATTCTTAGTCTCATGTACCGGACCGGATTGAAAATAACAGGCCATCGAGGGAAACTTACATTCATAACATACCACTCCGGTGGCACACCTCCAAACGCCCCAATCAAGCTCTCTCCGACATCCggcaagaaggccgagatgAAAATCAGCTTCGTTACGCCACCTTGTTTACCCTCCCTTTGCCGTTCTGTTCGGCTTAGTCCCTCAAGTGCGCTGTTTACAGGTAGGCCCGACCAGCTGTgtgagatgatgatgacatcCTGACCGGCGTTCACGGCTGGTTCGACGAGTGCGCGTACGGCGTTGATATCGGCCGTTAAGTCTTTGATTTCGGTTGCTTGTTGAATTGAGGGGAAGGAGACTGTTTGGCAGGTGTAGCCGTGTGGGGCCAGTTTGGCGATGAGTGGGTCGAATGCTGATGATGGGTACCAGGCTCCTGGGGCAAAGATGAGCGTTGGCTTTGACATGTTCTGTATTTCTTCCAGGTACGGTGGTTTTGAATGATATAGGGCTACCGATAGGACGAGTACTGGAAAGTGGATGGGGAGTTATTGAATAAACCCGAGCTTAAATGGTTCTCTctgaagatatcgatgaTCTGATAGTTCAGCCCCCAAGGGCCATGGCCAATGAGCCATGACTGGGGGAGCTTAGCTGAGGGCTAAACGGTGTAGTGGATCAGAACCTCAAATTGACATCGCACCCTATATTGGGTCCTATTGGTTCTCTCGTATAGACTTCGCAGCTAGTCGTGAGGCTAGCCTTATGCGGGGAATGCCCACGTACGCAATGAGGCTATTGTTACCAATAATCAGATGATTTGTCTGTTGTTCTGGCAATCTGGTTGCTATCTAATTTGGAACAATCAAGCCATTGAGGCTCTCGGTAATGAAAAGTATAAAAAATTGTGAACAGCCGCAAATAGGTAAGCACATTTATTCTATAGCCTTCGTCACGATAAGAAAAGACTCGCCTTCAGCATGCTAAAAATCTCTCATAGTTTGGGCTTCCTCGATAATGTCCCAATATGTTGTTTCCATTTATCGTCGACCGTGATCTTGTCGCGACGCGGTATAGCATTCCATCTACGAAGGTACTTCTGGCGCTCGGCGTCCCATCTAGACAGCTCAGCATCGCTAAATGTAGCAATGGCATTGGCGCAATCCATCACTCGTTCCATTGGAACGAGATGTCCTGTTGGCAGCGTCACCTCCTTCACTCGTTGCCGACGAACACCGCCATTTCCACCAACACCAGTACCTGTGACGTCCAGCTTGGCTTGACGAGCGGCGGGTGAAGATAATTCAGAAGTTTCCCCGAAGACATACAGAACGCTCGGTTTCATCTCACCCAAACGACGGAAAAGCTGCGCCGGTTCTGGTCGGTAAAACGGGTAGTCCTCCTCCAAATCATCCGGGTGCATCTCGTTTTGCCATTCACCTTTCTCAAGGTCTACTCTCCCGCCCTCGTAGTTAGGTCGCAGGAAAGTAAATACTTCTTGGGCTTTAGGAGTGGTCAATGTCACCGGTTGTGGACCGAGTTCACTAGGCTCCGGATATATCTCGGTCGGCACCTCGCGAAGTCCATATTCCACATATTTTTCAAACACACGAGGATCCCATTTCTGATATACCTTGTTGTTTTGAAACCGTTTTATGGCGTCTTCTTTTGTGGGCCATATATCGCGTCTGTAGCTCGAAGCAGGAGCATAGTCCTTGCTCGGGTTCTCGGTCTGGATGACGGGATCAATCAAAACAAGAGCCTGAAGGAGAGATGGGTGCAATAATGCTAAACTGGCTCTAAATCCCGAGGTATTAGAGCTCCACGCTCGTACATGTATAGAAAGGGTATACATACAAGTGCATCCCTCCCATGCTATGGCCTACTCCGATGATAGGATGGGGCATGTCGTCCTGATACTGATTAATTAAAAAGAGGAGGTCTCTCGCGTGGTCATTCCAGCTAGCTAAGGAGCATCAGCAGAAAAGCCCTACCCTATGGTCGGGTAGGAAGATACGAACGATCATTGCCAAGAATTCTCTCATTCAAGACGCAACTCTGGCCTTGGTGCGCGACATCTGCGATCCATATGCTCCGGATTCTCCTGCCCAGGGAGCTCATTCGCTGTTCCAGGTCATCCCATAGCGGCTCGTACATTTCCTGTCTTTGTCAACCTGCGGTTCTACGTTCGCGAGATAGGTAACCTGTTACCTTCGGAAATCCGTTCGCGTGCGCACCAATAATTGTAACATCGCCAGGAGATGGCTTTTCGTTCGATTTCGGGATGTATTGTTTTACAGCCAGACGTAGCTTGTTCGCTTGGCCTGGTTCCGTCGCGCCGAATCGGTCTCGGATATGTTGGGCTCGGACTGTGTGCTCGATAACCCGAAACTGGGACATGGTTCGCAGGAATGATTTCGCTCTGAGAGCAGTGTTTCTTGTCACGAGCGATGGAACTCTCTTCGAGGAATTTCTCCACACAAGGACATTCATGGTGAATTGTATACCTTTGTTGTGGTTAGAATACCATGGTTGGGGAGGAAGAGCGCCATTCCTCACAGCCGAGGCACTGGGAAGGCACACCCTACGCCCTATGACATTGGCATTTAAATCGGGGCTGCGCTTTCCCCGTCGATAAGCGCCGCTAATTAGTAGGCctgtttttatatattatcatCTGGCACTCAATTAAAAATCGTACAGACTAACCCTAACATCAAGTTTATCGATTCCTAATTTTAAGGTTTAATATATCCGCTGTCTATTGAATCGAAGGCTTCAGTTCTTCTACACAGCTATGGTAGGACTAAGTAATATCAGAATATCCTGATTATATATTATCTCTATATGGCGCATGGAGTAGATTAATCTCTAATATTTCATCTAAGCGTTCTCGTTTAAACTGCTTAACTTTTCCTGAGTTCCAAATTAAGTACACAGAGTAATCAATCTAGTATCTATCGGACCATATTCCCTGGTTGGAACATTCGcatatttcccttttcgatTATTACCTATTTAGTCCTAGATATTGGACTTGATCCTCCTCGGCCCGAGAGGATCGGAGTTCATGATGGCTTTTCGGCACGTGTAAGATGCTAAAAGTATCATCCAATCCTTCCAGAAGTCTATTTTCACCTCGGCGCTGCTTGGTGGGAGCATCGGAAAGAAGTCCGATCGAGCCAAGGGGTCAGCCGGAAAACCATTGCTATCCCAAACTGATACATAGAATTCCACATGGTAAGACTGTCTATTTATATTTCAAGCCATGGACAGTGTCGTTTCAGCTCTATCCCCGTACTTAGATACCTCGGCCATGTTGACTGTCCCATcagatgttgatggtgcGATATCCGACTAGCATCTGATCTGTGAAAGACATCAGCGTTGTTCAACTATTCAGGACCGTCGTTAAGATATCGCATTCGACTTCTATATATGATGCTGATCTGGAGTGGTTAGAAGTTCGGTGTTCCATGACATATTATCATATAGGAACCATATGAATTGATGTCTAGTCACGTCTTCTACGCGGTGGAACTGTACCTCCTCAGTCATAAAACCGCATAATCGGGCCCCCAACTCGTATTGGTTCACATAAGGGGTCTGGCAATTTTGGAAGACGGGATAGTAGAGTAGAGACCCTGATCTTTCGGAAGGACAGATGTTAGATTAAGCTTTTGGCAGAAGGGCTAGATTAATTTATTGCTCAGTGCTAGGGCAAGACATCGACATTCGTCTATGTTTGCTCATTTTGATTTACAATGATAGCCATGGTTCGGGATTCAGCTAGTTCCTTAGCTCTCAATTCACGCTCGATTGCGTCACTTATATGTACTACAGTAGATCTTATTGCATTATAGGCCCAATACGGGATAACGCTGTCCTTTATGGTCGACCATTCGAACCAGAAACAATTAATAGATTGGGAGTCCATCAGGAACTACATACAGATTCTATAGATAATCCTGCTCTAGGCAACTTCCTTGTGGGAGGCATctgctgccttctcttccgaAACACTCTGCTGGCGCCGTGCGATCTCCTCTCCAAATTTATCTTGGAGTTTGCTCGACTGCCACGGCTTCACGTTCGACTCGAACATTATATCAATTTCTTCAAGCGACCGACGCGCCGTCTCGGGATACATGAAGAACACATGGAAGGTCATCACCGTGCAGAACACGCCGAAGATGATGTAGGTCTTCCACTTGATGTTGGTGAAGGCGGGAGCGACGAAGTAGGCCAgggcgaagttgaagatcCAGTTACCCGCGGCAGAAAGACCGACACCCTTAGCACGGTACTTCAGGGGGAACACTTCAGAGGCGTAAATCCAGGCGGCAGGGGCCTGTGTTCCTGTTAGCACAGACTCAGGTACCAATTGTTTGGAGGCGGAAACATACCCAGGTGAGACCGTAAACACCGACGAAGATGTACGAGAGAGCAATGACAGCCTTGCCTGGAGCTCCCTTGATCTCCCATCGCAAATTCTCGTTACCatcgatctggtcgaccGGATTACCATAGCTCGCCATGACACCAGCAATTGCATAATGAAGTATCATGCAGGTGATGGCACCCGATAGCAACAGGAAGCGGCGGCCGATGCGGTCGATATATGGCAGAAC
This window of the Aspergillus oryzae RIB40 DNA, chromosome 8 genome carries:
- the ugd2 gene encoding putative UDP-glucose dehydrogenase Ugd1 (UDP-glucose/GDP-mannose dehydrogenase) codes for the protein MVANLFAQGGLTALVLASQNPHIQFSVVDSDARLIAAWNSDRPPVFEPGLENLLFEPNDPPALPTPSPSPKPEASQDEDCLENSSNSTNHGELIALLPRRRKLANVNFSTNMHEAVAAADMVFLCVDAPSSIMNGDKSDIDLSRLEIAIQAIAQVSTGHKIIVQKSTAPCGIVPRLKKLLKETASPSASFDVLSNPDFLVPGAAIRDLLYPPRVIIGHVFSEDMSPEALTALKRLYSPWVPDDRIVTMDAWSSELGKIAANALLAQQISSLNSLSVLCESTNANINYVSETLGLSQRSGLGFGGSSLQSDVLCLVYLARELGLQEVVDYWMAVLRMNEYQRHRVVKRLITRLGDVKEKRVAVLGFVSKGNVMDTRTTTALGLVRTLTSNGVRVNIYDPHVQADRSESTLRLYDCHPEMVTVTESIETACFGCSALVLHTDWEEFRQDQVRWQRISGHMASPRVLLDPHGVFDGFKMQQWGFEVLQVGIRSTKVLSAPKGHGQ
- a CDS encoding uncharacterized protein (predicted protein), which gives rise to MPHPIIGVGHSMGGMHLASLALLHPSLLQALVLIDPVIQTENPSKDYAPASSYRRDIWPTKEDAIKRFQNNKVYQKWDPRVFEKYVEYGLREVPTEIYPEPSELGPQPVTLTTPKAQEVFTFLRPNYEGGRVDLEKGEWQNEMHPDDLEEDYPFYRPEPAQLFRRLGEMKPSVLYVFGETSELSSPAARQAKLDVTGTGVGGNGGVRRQRVKEVTLPTGHLVPMERVMDCANAIATFSDAELSRWDAERQKYLRRWNAIPRRDKITVDDKWKQHIGTLSRKPKL